One segment of Kogia breviceps isolate mKogBre1 chromosome 14, mKogBre1 haplotype 1, whole genome shotgun sequence DNA contains the following:
- the LOC131740864 gene encoding deoxyuridine 5'-triphosphate nucleotidohydrolase, mitochondrial-like, whose translation MPCSQETQVISPSKWARPAVEGGMRLRFARLSEHATTPTKGSKRAAGCDLYGACDDTVPPTGKGPVKPDTQIAPPPGCYGRVAPRFGLAARHFIDVGAGIIDEDYRGKVGVVLFNFGKEKFEVKKGDRIAQLICEQIFYPEIEEVQVLDDTERGSGGFGSTGNN comes from the coding sequence ATGCCCTGCTCTCAAGAGACACAAGTCATCTCCCCCAGCAAATGGGCCCGGCCTGCGGTGGAGGGCGGCATGCGGCTCCGCTTTGCCCGGCTTTCAGAGCACGCCACCACTCCGACCAAGGGGTCCAAGCGCGCCGCGGGCTGTGACCTGTACGGTGCCTGTGATGACACAGTACCACCTACGGGGAAAGGCCCTGTGAAACCCGACACTCAGATAGCTCCTCCTCCTGGGTGCTATGGGAGAGTAGCTCCACGTTTTGGCTTGGCTGCAAGACACTTCATAGATGTAGGAGCTGGTATCATAGATGAAGATTATAGAGGAAAGGTGGGTGTTGTACTGTTTAATTTTGGCAAAGAAAAGTTTGAAGTCAAAAAGGGTGATCGAATTGCCCAGCTCATTTGTGAACAGATATTTTACCCAGAAATAGAGGAAGTTCAAGTTTTAGATGACACTGAAAGGGGTTCAGGAGGTTTTGGTTCCACTGGAAATAATTAA